From the genome of Ziziphus jujuba cultivar Dongzao chromosome 6, ASM3175591v1, one region includes:
- the LOC107430456 gene encoding protein NRT1/ PTR FAMILY 7.3 gives MACLEVFKESNLKEEEGACTTLDGTVDWHGRPAIRAQSGRWFAGIIILLNQGLATLAFFGVGVNLVLFLTRVLQQDNASAANNVSKWTGTVYIFSLVGAFLSDSYWGRFKTCAIFQLILVLGLAILSLATNLFLLKPKGCGEDSAPCGSHSSVEIGLFYLSIYLIAIGYGGYQPNIATFGADQFDEENPREGHSKVAFFSYFYLALNLGSLFSNTILVYFEDEGKWALGFWASTASAFAGLIMFLGGFIRYRHFNASGNPLSRFCQVIVAAMKKWKVDLSPGEDDLYDEDAKESSNNGNRKLLHTHGFKFLDRAAYISSRDLDCQKQGLRNLWRLCPITQVEEVKCILRLLPIWLCTIIYSVVFTQMASLFVEQGAAMKTVVSSFRIPPASMSSFDILSVAAFIFLYRRILDPFVSRFKKSSSTGLTELQRMGIGLVIAILAMVSAGIVECYRLKYANKDCIHCEGSSSLSIFWQVPQYAFIGASEVFMYVGQLEFFNAQTPDGLKSFGSALCMTSISLGNYVSSLLVSIVMKISTEDNMPGWIPGNLNRGHLDRFYFLLAALTSIDLAVYIVCAKWYKSIEFEGKSDENGIPENCKV, from the exons ATGGCCTGCTTAGAGGTTTTCAAGGAG AGTAACTTGAAAGAGGAAGAGGGAGCTTGCACTACTCTTGATGGTACAGTAGACTGGCATGGCAGACCTGCAATCAGAGCTCAATCAGGAAGATGGTTTGCAGGAATTATCATACTTC TGAACCAAGGTCTGGCTACCCTTGCATTCTTTGGAGTTGGGGTAAACCTGGTGCTGTTTTTGACTAGGGTTCTACAGCAAGACAATGCAAGTGCTGCTAACAATGTCAGCAAATGGACTGGGACTGTTTACATTTTCTCTCTGGTGGGGGCTTTCCTCAGTGATTCCTACTGGGGTCGGTTCAAAACTTGTGCCATCTTTCAGCTCATCCTAGTCTTA GGTTTGGCGATATTATCGTTGGCAACAAACCTCTTTTTGCTCAAACCTAAAGGTTGTGGTGAAGATTCAGCTCCATGCGGAAGCCATTCAAGTGTGGAGATTGGATTGTTTTACCTCTCTATCTACCTAATTGCAATAGGTTATGGAGGGTATCAACCAAACATTGCCACATTTGGTGCTGACCAGTTTGATGAAGAAAATCCCAGAGAGGGACACTCAAAAGTGGCATTTTTCAGCTACTTCTACTTGGCTCTGAACCTTGGGTCCCTCTTCTCCAACACCATATtggtttattttgaagatgaaggGAAGTGGGCTCTGGGGTTCTGGGCATCCACGGCCTCTGCATTTGCAGGGTTGATCATGTTTCTTGGTGGATTCATAAGGTACAGACACTTCAATGCAAGTGGAAACCCACTCTCCAGGTTCTGCCAAGTTATAGTTGCAGCAATGAAGAAATGGAAGGTGGATCTGTCACCCGGTGAAGATGatttatatgatgaagatgcaaaGGAGTCCTCCAATAATGGCAACAGAAAGTTACTGCACACCCATGGTTTCAA GTTTTTGGACAGAGCAGCATATATTTCGTCAAGGGATTTAGATTGCCAAAAGCAGGGCCTTCGAAACCTTTGGCGTCTCTGTCCTATTACACAAGTTGAAGAAGTTAAATGCATTTTGAGATTGCTCCCAATTTGGCTTTGCACCATTATATACTCAGTGGTTTTCACACAGATGGCTTCTCTTTTTGTTGAGCAAGGTGCTGCCATGAAAACTGTGGTTTCCAGCTTCCGGATTCCACCCGCTAGCATGTCTAGCTTTGATATTCTGAGTGTGGCAGCTTTCATTTTCCTTTACCGTAGAATTCTTGACCCATTTGTGAGTAGGTTCAAAAAATCAAGCTCCACAGGGCTTACAGAACTTCAACGGATGGGAATTGGCCTTGTCATAGCAATACTGGCAATGGTTTCTGCAGGAATCGTCGAGTGCTACAGACTCAAGTATGCCAACAAGGATTGCATTCATTGCGAAGGATCTAGCTCATTGAGCATCTTCTGGCAAGTCCCTCAGTATGCATTTATAGGAGCATCTGAAGTATTCATGTATGTAGGTCAATTGGAATTCTTTAATGCACAGACACCAGACGGTTTGAAGAGCTTTGGAAGTGCCCTTTGCATGACATCGATCTCGTTGGGTAATTATGTGAGCAGCTTGCTTGTCAGCATAGTTATGAAGATCTCGACTGAGGATAACATGCCAGGATGGATCCCCGGAAATCTAAACAGAGGTCACCTAGACAGATTCTACTTCCTCTTAGCCGCCCTGACGTCAATTGATTTAGCTGTCTACATTGTATGCGCAAAATGGTACAAGAGTATAGAGTTTGAAGGGAAAAGTGATGAAAATGGTATACCTGAAAACTGCAAAGTCTAA
- the LOC107430461 gene encoding pyruvate kinase isozyme G, chloroplastic has translation MATLNIPTRMSPMKYDVGSERLSSSKSLVDFLAFQSRPIRRTQCQQKHSFTITSMKIAEDSQMGELSSPNGPLDAVDALNSHFELQSNNYTQGQLRVNSSGRRKTKIVCTIGPSTSSREMIWKLAEAGMNVARLNMSHGDHASHQKTIDLVKEYNSQFDDKVIAIMLDTKGPEVRSGDVPRPITLREGQEFNFTIKRGVSTEDTVSVNYDDFVNDVEVGDILLVDGGMMSLAVKSKTSDLVKCVVVDGGELKSRRHLNVRGKSATLPSITDKDWEDIKFGVDNQVDFYAVSFVKDARVVHELKDYLQRCNADIHVIVKIESADSIRNLHSIISASDGAMVARGDLGAELPIEEVPLLQEDIIRRCYSMQKPVIVATNMLESMINHPTPTRAEVSDIAIAVREGADAVMLSGETAHGKYPLKAVKVMQNVALRTESSLPIRTADPNQLRLYKSHMGDMFAFHATTMANTLNTPIIVFTRTGSMAILLSHYRPCSTIFAFTNEERIKQRLALYHGVLPIYMQFSNDAEETFSRALKLLTDKGLLKEGEHVTLVQSGAQPIWREESTHHIQVRKVRR, from the exons GTCAACAAAAGCATTCCTTTACTATTACTTCCATGAAGATCGCCGAGGACAGCCAGATGGGTGAGCTCAGCTCCCCAAACGGTCCTTTGGATGCCGTT GACGCATTGAACTCTCATTTTGAGCTTCAGTCTAATAACTACACTCAGGGTCAGCTAAGGGTAAATTCAAGTGGCCGAAGAAAGACTAAGATAGTATGCACAATTGGTCCTTCCACAAGCTCACGTGAAATGATATGGAAACTGGCTGAAGCTGGAATGAACGTGGCACGTTTAAATATGTCACATGGGGATCATGCATCTCACCAGAAAACCATTGATCTTGTTAAAGAGTACAACTCTCAATTTGATGACAAGGTTATAGCCATAATGTTGGACACCAAG GGTCCTGAGGTTAGAAGTGGAGATGTACCTCGACCAATCACACTCCGCGAGGGACAAGAATTCAATTTTACAATCAAAAGAGGAGTCAGCACAGAAGATACTGTTAGTGTAAATTATGATGATTTTGTGAATGATGTGGAGGTTGGTGACATATTATTGGTTGACG GTGGAATGATGTCTTTAGCAGTTAAGTCCAAGACAAGTGATTTGGTGAAGTGTGTGGTGGTTGATGGTGGAGAACTAAAATCAAGGCGTCATTTAAATGTGCGTGGCAAAAGTGCAACACTACCTTCAATAACAG ACAAAGACTGGGAAGATATCAAATTTGGGGTGGACAACCAAGTTGATTTTTATGCTGTATCATTTGTGAAAGATGCTAGAGTGGTCCATGAATTGAAAGATTATCTTCAGA GGTGCAATGCAGATATCCATGTGATAGTCAAAATTGAAAGTGCAGACTCTATCAGAAATCTTCATTCAATAATTTCAGCATCTGATGGG GCAATGGTTGCTCGTGGAGACCTTGGAGCTGAACTTCCAATTGAGGAAGTTCCTTTATTGCAG GAGGACATCATAAGAAGGTGTTACAGTATGCAGAAACCAGTGATTGTAGCAACAAACATGCTGGAAAGCATGATCAATCATCCAACACCAACAAGGGCAGAAGTCTCTGATATTGCAATAGCAGTACGAGAAGGTGCGGATGCAGTCATGCTTTCTGGGGAAACTGCTCATGGCAA GTATCCATTGAAAGCTGTCAAAGTAATGCAAAATGTGGCATTGAGGACTGAATCAAGCCTACCAATCAGGACTGCTGATCCGAATCAATTGAGATTGTATAAG AGCCATATGGGAGATATGTTTGCTTTCCATGCCACTACTATGGCGAACACCCTCAATACACCCATAATCGTTTTCACAAGAACAGGATCTATGGCTATACTTTTAAGTCACTACCGTCCATGCTCGACAATCTTTGCTTTCACCAATGA AGAAAGGATTAAGCAGAGGTTGGCACTTTATCATGGTGTTCTTCccatatatatgcaattttcAAATGATGCAGAGGAGACATTTTCAAGAGCACTCAAGCTATTAACG GATAAGGGTCTGTTGAAAGAGGGAGAACATGTCACTCTTGTCCAAAGTGGCGCACAACCAATCTGGCGTGAAGAATCTACTCATCACATCCAAGTGCGCAAGGTCCGACGTTGA